The window TACAGTTTGAGCTCATGTTTCTTATGTCACACGGAGGGCTATATCTTATATGTATCTTTTCAAAGTCAAAAGTGTCGATAATAATTCTTTagatgataataaattaaataataaattttataaaattattaatcgttatgttttaaattcataaatttagtaaaatatatattttttactgaATTTGAACTAAagcataaaatttatattttttatttttattaatttaatttttttaatattttatttgaattaaaataaaaatattttttattaatatttatattttaaagcttacgaaaagtaaaaaaataattaatttaatcataaaaaatgtCATTATGATTAAAATCTCTTTTATCCTTATTTTGCATGCATAGTCTATAGGGAAAAAAAGTCAATTACTTTTGTTTCTTGATTTTGTTGCTATAACtagtatttataaaatattattttcttttttaatttcacaATATATACCTGCAAAATAAAACTATATATCTATGAAAATAGAACTACTTGCAAAGCTAACAAATAATACACCTAAAagtaaattagttatttttaacacaaattaatttttatatttaaataaaaattttaatttatctaataCTCTAAAAGATCAAATAccaatttattgttattttttgttaGAAACTATTTTgtctaaaacaaaaaattattaaaatcaacTGAAGTATTACTGATaaataaatgaacaaattaaagtcttaaaattaatattttttctgttatagacaaattttattttctacttaTATTAtgcaaattttgaatattttatacATATTTCTTCAtaatgatttattattattattattattatgataaattGCACCACATGCatattaaattattctatggtAAATATTATAGTAACTCAATATTTATGATTCGTCTGTTTAAtctatcttttttaataaattattttaaattactagccattaactaaattattttaaattattgtatataatatttttgtgattttaattGCCAATAATAATACATGACAAAAATTGCATAAGTAAAAGAAAGCATATGTGTCTTTCAACTATATTAGGTGTTGGATTGCCGTGGATTCCATATTAGATAGgactcaaattaaataaaaaaatacaactttatgatctttttatttttaaattttttatatttaatcaatttgaattagtcaattgattattgattagtttaatcttttatttaaataatttttttagagtttGAATACTATTTTaagtatgtaataatttattgactaacaataaatttttaaattatacctTCCAAATCATTGAtaagagataaataaataattctaaaatactataaatataataagataaataataacgactttaatttcttaaataaaataaattgagtaaatagccaaaatcgtccctgaaagatatcCCAATCTCCATTTCGGTCCTCAAAAGATAAAGTTAGTCGAAATCGTTCCCGAAAGGCACACGAttggtcacgttagtccttccgtcacttggatgatgacgtggagggctaatgccacgtgtcacaagatgattggttgacgtgtcagctCAGTGACACCTGGCATGCCACGTGTTagatcagtgacacgtggcatgtcacgtggcatgccacgtggcacttgatatgtaaaaaaattatttataattaaaatagttctTGAAAGTTCAAActtaagtcattttcatccttgaaattttaaaaattaatcaaattagtccttatataattttttttattttttcttgataatattaaatttaaaatatcttttgatactactaattttaatagaaatgtaattgataaacaaaaaattagaaattgtatcttttcttcttaaaaattatctctcttattcttttctattctaaaacctttttcttaaAAACGGTGACGAGGAGGAGGAAGACGGTGATGAAGATGAGTGTTGACGAAGGGAAATGTGGCGTTGTGAATGAACGCCGAGAAGGAGGAAGGCAGCGTTGAGGATGAGCGCAGAAGAGGAAGATGGCGCGGATGAACGACGGCTGAGGATGACTTCTCAATGTGCGCCTCTGGGTTTTCGATGTGGGGGCAAACGTGACTTCTCTCTGCTTCTTTGAGTAATTTGTACGGGTTTAGTTCATAATTTGatggtttaagatttattttataattttaaaatcaaaattttgaattttgaataatttgatttttagatatgtatttaaattataatatattaataattaaatatattaaatctgaaatagaaatttaaaatttaaattttaaattttagtttttttagattgtattttaaatgtgtatttaattttaaaaagacaataaatttatttataatttttagatgtgtttattttaatttttttaaattattgtaataaaatgCTGAATATTGTACCATTTTTAAAGAATACCTAGTtgaattgaactaattttaaggatgcacatatatattttttagtttttgagtTACATACCTTTGGCTTGATTGTCCCCCCAAAAAGTTATTCCATAAGTAATCCGCTAAACGGTTAGCATGATGAGCAGATGATAATCGATAGCCTTCACTAGCACCTCCAATTGAGAGCAAGACACTGACATTTTTACTTTGGCAATTTTTTATGCCTTTGCCCACTTTTTTGTGGCAATTAGGAACATTGTTACAGTGACTTGCTAGATTCACATGGGGTGGTCTATTGCGATTCCCAAATTTACTTAGGAATGCTATGTTGACAATTTGATAAAGTCCTGAGTTACATGCTTCTGATAATGTTCCTTCATGAAGTTGTTCATCACCTTGGCCCCAGTAAGTAACAATACCACAATTTGCAGTGGAAAATAACACAAGGAAAATTAGAAGGAATAAGAGAGATGAAAAGTGTGATGGTTTATTCTCCATGTTTTGTGTTCTTTTGGTTGGTGCGGTTTGGGATGACTTAGTGCATGCCAATTTATAGGACATTTGAATTGTTTTTGACATAGAAATACAATAAAAACAAACACAACATTTTaaagaatatttaaattattgagTAAATTTCTTTTCCGGTCCTAACTAAGGACCTGACGTTCCCtgaccattaaaaaataatagtacaGTCCTTATTCATTCTATCCATGTGACTAAAAGGACTTCTTGTTGGTTTTTGGGTAAAAAGTAACCGAAAGAGCTTAATGGTCAGGGAGCGCCAAAAAAATCTTTCGATCCCATTGAGAGAATGAATAAGGACCGTGTTGTTATTTTCTAATGGTTAGGGAGCGTTAGGTCTTTTTCATAAATGGTAGGGACCGGAGAAGAATTTTACTCTAAATTATTAGTCGAATGTTTATATtgctaattaagaaaaataattttaaaaaatacaaacaacaaataagattataaaaaatctaaaaatatgacaaaaataattagatattaagtatatatttacaaaaggattttagaaatcagattTTTTATGTGATCTTTTTaagaattattagaaaaaaatatatatttatttttaaaatttgatattttacaccaagtgaatttaattttttttttgaatgactaattttttaaaaaaattaaaaaatctatagatccaattttattttgatattttgtgTTCACCTTCTTAATagttatacaaatattttttaaaaaatttagatcaaataaataagttatttgttaaatacaaaaGTTATTtgatactaataaaaatataatatttttataattttttaaattattttgagatttattATTATCATTCATATTTTTCGAAGTTGTTTTTATGAACATTATGAACTTTCAGTactattttaatagtttatttctctataaatttttgtttcaaaGATCAAAAAGATATTGTTCAATAATAGTCATTATTACAACATTTAGCATTATAGGAATTAGTAATCACACACTTCTATTTATGATGTTTAAAAAAGAGTAAATTAGTATGTTGATAGTTTAAAATTAAGTTGTACAGTCAATTATAAATTTAAGGATATACATAAACGACTAAGCAGTAAGTAAATAATAGAAGATTATGGTAATTAACTATTGATGAGATGATATAGTATGAAAATTTATACAGGCAtgcaatataaattaattaatccttaaaaataacacaaaaatggcaaatacataatttttaatatttaaaataaataataaataatattttttgtccttatagttcttttttcttttaaatattgaCTTATTTATACTTGTTAGGAAAAGTGGAAACAAAAAATTGAAGTAACTTATAAAGAGAAATTATTCCAGTGTGTGTTGGAGTATATCTATATTCTGAAATTATTTATAtccactttttttaattttttatataattctcAAATAATATTATCAACAAATATAAATATGTATGAATTTTTACAGAACATGCATAGGTTGTAATTAGATATTAcatctaaaatataaatataaagatgaataaattgaaatagaaaaatagagatatatttttgtttcaaattttagaaaaattcacAAATACAGAAAATGTGTCTCTAATTCTGTATCTATttgtaatatttaaaaaagaaactaATATAATCTCAcaatcatttttaaatatttaatttcattttattttgtcacataataatttatttaagtgaaataattttttatttttgcattatgccataaaatttttattatatttttatcttctcaTAATTTCTATCCTTATATAATGTCATAAAATTCTTTTCTAATATTATGTCTCTTTAATAGTTATAATTGAgttctaatatttattttattttctaatataatcatttttcattatttttcattgTAAAATTGATGTTTAactttagtttttcatactttttacTCTTTACCTTTATATAGAATATTCTATACTTTCAATATTaatgttattgttaattttttttaatagctataaattgagtcaaaatctaattcattctctctttttatattcactccttatatttaatatatataaatcaacatttattttatacatttttttattattttttacgtaATCTTATATacctctttctcatttttttttctccacTTTTACTATTCACTAATTTTTTGCACAATTATACGAAGAATTTAATTGATGactatagtttttatttttatttttttagtttgctGAACTTATATACTAAATGAATGTGTAATTGTATtcgttaattttctattttttatataactgtatatattagttatataaaatttttgtcccatatatatcacttctttttctattcaacaatttatattttttaatattatttatttttaataatattattaaaaatacatattattatagttcataaaaaataaaattaaaaaattaaacactattttcaattattaaaatattaattgtatttatatttactaatttatctctaaatattataatattttaaatttatactggataatataattaatttaactcTTTGTTGTGTATCGTATAAatcttaatttaattattagttaataggGAACTGATTTAAACTATATTATTCTTTAGTCGACAATATAATCAACGCGTACGTAGGTTTTactgacaaaaaataaataatgaggACAAGATATTAATTCGATAAAGACTAATTCAGATTcgaataaagataagataattatttaAGTGTCTACTCTTATTAAATAACTTGTTATTACATATGGGCCAAATGTTTTCAGTCATTTAATATAGTCTATATTCATGTTGTTAgagatataatttatatatttttttattagtttaaattttaaaaaataattttataatataatatcaaaatttttatatttaataaatttaaaatttgattattagtgaaaaaaatagtataagataaataaaaatatttataaaaaatttaaacaaaatcaAATGAAATTTTATTACTCGAAAAGACATGCATGTTGTTTGCataattatttttgtctcataCACTATTATTTGACTTAACTGGTCAATTTATTATAACTAATAATAACTCCCATTgctatctatttattttttttaaccaatGATATATCTATATTCAACTTTTAACACACTACGAACGTGCGAAACGACCCTCCACACTACCATCTACgaattatttattgttaatttttaaaaaatatttattatgaataaaaattaggatctcgctagggagacaatggattatttgtacaatgtgtacagtGGGTTATTGAGTTATAAACCATCCGAATACTAGGCATAATAAACATTTTTCCGAAAGATTatttgacctttcggatctagcgctctaataccatgtcatgataccactcagtGGCGGAGCTTCACTCAGAAAAGAGGGCCATGGcccccccaaactttttataaaaaaattagtaatatttcatcaaaaatgaaaaatagttCAATTGATTTAAATGCTTTACTATAATCGCAAAATAGTGAAACACGCTACTGCCTTTGCTTCTCAAAATAGTGAAACACGCTACTGCCTTGCTTTGCTTCTCTATTCAACAAGCAACACTCCCTTtacctttgagttcaaatataaaaaattaggtattttttatttatttaatttaatattattttatattttactatttatttaatttaattttttatatgataaaagtattataatatttaataagtattgatattattgtattttgataaattcataaaaaaaattcaataaatattataaattttaatatttatccttctaacttttttttatatattttacagaatatatattcaaattttatacaaaataatgatgaaaaatcaaagaattgatgcattttttaagaggaaggctaatattcaagAAGGGGAACATATAACTTctacaatatcaacacctgtagatagttcttctactataatgaatcacgaagaaagtgagatacaaccttcaaaagttcaaagagttgcatttgatgagtttgaccttaattctttaGAACGAGACCCTGGAAAACGGcttcaaatttggcaatatcacccaaactagagagatgaggttagacgagcttatcttaaatgggatccatatcaaaagcatcttgacaattatccTCTATCTGGTACGAAGCATCCAAGACGATTTCAATATGCTTGGTTTAGTATTTTTCCTTCATGGTTAGAGTATTCACCTTTTGAAGATGCTGCatattgtttattttgttatttggttaGCAAAAAACCCAGTAGACGTAATGGgtcagatatttttattagtaaagGGTTTAGAAATTGGAAAAAAGTTAATGATGGAAAGAATTGTGCTTTTCTTAAACATATTGGAGATCCTTGCTCACCACACAATAATGCAGTTGGAGCATGTCTAGATTTATTGAATCAGGCAAGTCacatccaaaatgtaattgaggATCATACTTCTgagaatattcaaaaaaattgattGCGTGTAAAATCCTCTATTGATACAACTCGTTGGCTTACATTTCAAGCTTGTGCTTTCAGAGGCCATGATGAGACTCCAGAATAAAAAAATCGAGGTAATTTTCTTGAAATGATAAAACTCATAGCATCTTACAATGATGAAGTTGCAAGAACTGTGTTAGAAAATGCTCCATATAATACTAAATATACttcacatcaaattcaaaaagaaatCTTGCATATACTCTCAAACAAGGTGAGAAAGTATATTTGTGAAGAAATTGGAGATTCCAAGTTTTGCATTGTAGTAGATGAAGCTCGTGATGAATCCAAAAGAGAACAAATGGCACTTGTTTTGAGATTTGTTGATATACATGGTTTTATTCAAGAGCATTTTCTTGATCTTGTACATGTCAAAGATactacatcattaactctaaaacAAGAATTGTGCGGTATTCTTTCTCGACATGGTCTTGATGTCTCTAATATTCGTGGTCAAGGATATGATGGGCCAGCAACATGAGAGGAGAATGGAATGGGTTACAAGCATTATTCTTAAAAGATTGTCCTTATGCTTACTATATCTACTGTTTTGCTCACCGATTACAACTTGCATTAGTTGCTGCATCAAGAGAAGTTATTCCTGtgcatcaatttttttcaaaattgactTTCATCGTCAACATTATTTGTTCTTCTAGTAGGCGACATGATGAGTTACATGCTGCCAAGACAGATGAAATTGTCCATTTATTAGAGATTGATGAACTTGAAACTGGTAAAGGGGCAAATCAAATTGGTACTTTGAAACGAGCAGGTGATACTCGATGGAGTTCTCATTTCTCTTCTGTTTGCAGTTTGATAAATATGTATGGTGCAACGTTGACTGTTTTACAAAAGATTATTGTTGATGGATCAACTTATTCTCAGCGTGGCGATGCAGATAGTGTTTACAATACCCTGACCTCATTTGAGTTTGTATTGATCTTGCATTTGATGAAAGATATGATGGGAATAACTGATATTCTTTGTCAAGCTTTACAAAAGCAGTCTCAAGACATAGTTAATGCTGTGCAACTAGTTCATTCTACAAAAACACTTATCCAAAACATGAGAGATGACAGATGAGAGGAATTATTAAAAAATGTGAAATCATTTTGTGAGCAACATGATATTCTAATTCCTGACTTAACTGCTTCTTATGTTGCAAGGCAAGGACGCTCGCGTCACCACCAAAAAGATCATATTACAGTTGAGCATTATTTTAGAGTGGAGATATTTTTAGTCACAATTGATAAGCAATTATAAGAATTAAATAGCAGATTTAATGATCAAGCAATGGATCTACTAAGTTTGAGATCTACTCTCATGCCTAAGGATGCTTACAAAAATTTTGACATTGCTAAGATTTCTACTCTTGTTGATAGCTACTATCCCGAAGACTTTATTGAACAAGAGAAGATTAATTTGCCTTTTCAGCTTCAACATTTTATTCTTGATGTTTGTCAGCATCCAGAAATGAAGAATTTATCAACTATTCATGAACTGTGTAGATGTTTAGCAGAAACAAAAAAGTCAAAAGTGTATTACTTGATTGATAGATTGATTCGTCTGATATTAACTCTTCCAGTTTCTATAGCTACTACAGAGCGATCATTTTCAgcaatgaaaataataaagaCAAGGTTAAGAAACAAGATGGAGGACGACTTTCTTGCGGATAGTTTGGTTATTTACATTGAGAAAGAAATTGTTGAAAAGTTTAGTTCTGAAtcaattattgaaaattttaagtCATTAAAAACTCGAAGAGTACcattataaactattttatattttttatctgtagaattatttatttattatcttattagtaacaaacttaaagaataattatatttataaattttattttgatataaatatttttattaaatttttatgttaaatttccaGCTCCCCCAAAATTTTGGTTCAAGCTCCGCCactgataccactcatcccaaaagcttcaactgatggaaaaagataacactactgattatatctctaatactccataaacctccattgtacacattgtataaatatttcattggctcctcatacttttcctaaaaattaataatattgtgATAATAAGAGAGTTTCGCTGCCTTATAACTCCAACTTCAATTCGAGtggttcattttttttttgtgccaTTAAATTGAAGAAATCCACTGATGGAATAAAATTTCATAGAAGCTTTCCGAGTTTGATGAGGTCTGGCTATTTTATGTAGGTTGCATTATATGAAGAGTCAACAGTCAACACCAAATATCTATTCTGATCTTAGAGTAATGTTTGGGTCAGCGTAGAAGTGAAGgtaaacattatatatatatgataagagTTAATAGACAAATTATATACGGGTTaatagtaaaattaatttttaaaaaatcgaatattttttaaatttattcttttgaaaaattTATCAACTAAATtggtctttaatttttaaattataaattaatcatattcGTCTTTCAATGTCACTTCatcaataatttttattaattattaatgataTAAAATGTTAATTGACAATATATATAACATCTAACATGTTTAATTGGATAtcgattaaatatatttataaaaatttatcaatttagttgCTAAGTTATATTgacattataatttatataattaaaaaaagagacTAAATTGATAGAGATTTTGATGAATATATTTGATCAGTATTTAATTGAAATATTAGCTATTACATATATTGTCATAGTGTCAGTTAATATATTTTCCATCGTCAATCATTGACAAAAATTATTAATGGAGtaactaaaagataaatatgaacaatttataatctttaaaagattattttaattgataaaattttttaaaaataaatttaaaaataaatttaaaaaatactctattttttaaaaattaatttgactattaatcttataaatttaattttatgtacaaatttatatacataatttaTTTAGCCATAATTCATTGTCACTTTTCCTGCCAAACATACTTAGGGAAAgggtttaaaataaaaagtatggCACAGACCAAACAGTTTTGTGTTCAAGGATTTGAAGGTGATGAcgcgtttttttttaaataatattttttaatttaatagagtaaagattaatttattatatatttaaagatCTATATCACTgactaataaatttattatttaaacagaTGAGTAAATCAATCATTTAAAGAACCTAAATTAATTTTATGACTTAATTGtataagaaaaaattaagaggatAAGTCTGTTTTGTGATATATTTGATCAccgttttatttatattattatataacaaaTTAGTGGTAGAAATGCAAATCAAGCATGGTAACACTAGGAAACAAATTAGTAAAATTTGTGATTGCGTgaaatgatttaaaaaatttgtatgattttatagtatatttattattttttattacaatatttaaaaataaacaaaacaatagGATGAAtgattagaaatatttttaaaatactgtTTTTACACATATtctaaaatatacaaatatattatttCTTCGTGCAGTTTGGGAAAGAAAAAGTGGGTtacttttttatctctttttgttGGTTGTGCACTTGTGTGGAAATTTCAAATTAAGGGTAgcaaataaatgaaaaaattttgaagGTGAAGTTGAGTAGTTGACACAATGTTCCTACATTTTAGGCAAAATTTTATTACATTCATTTCCGTTAAGTTTATGTTAATTTTCTGGTATGTACATAAGCTCAGTCTTCTCTAATTTCGTAATGTACacgaatatatattcatataagTTCTCTTAATATATTTACAGATTAAGAAGACTTTTAAATTTATCTTGAGAAAATAAcacatttatataaatttaaaaataaaaaaatttagatttgttTCTATTTCtaccttttaaatttttttttttgtgatagaATATTGTGTCTCTTTATAATTTATAGttcaacataaaaaatatttatttttgtttttagttgtaaaactaatatttttttctattatttataaggaatttggatcctctaaatattaaatttttactttagaaGATAAAGTGTGATTTTCTATTCTTGAataatttctctctcatatttattcttggtcccacctataaaataaatggtgagagatcatactttactctctaaagtgaaattcaaaatttagagaatcaaAATCCATTTATAAGTGCCATTTAGTtatttctatatataaaaaaaaagttttctcaACAAATTGGAGAAAATAATATATTTGGAATTCAAACAATTTAGTGCTAACATTATTGTTACCAATTGTTCTAAAAATactaactaaaattttttaaaatatttttataaaattaatcataCTATGTATACATTAAAAATTCGATACTAATAAATCATTGCTATACCATTTcataaatcttttttattatactattgtaaataatttaattatttttattagtgatttaactaaaaatatgtgaattaatatatatatatatatatatatatatatatatataaatatataataattaatttaatgattatttttaatatatataaaaaataatttattataaaaatttgacacaaatattaacttaaattttttttatacatttaatgatcaaatattttttcatcTATGCTCTTTAAATAATGTCCGTGCCCATAAGAcatactttaaaatttttttttctcaataaatTCACCttggaaaagtatgaggagccaatagaATACTTGTATAATACATACAATGAAAATTTAtagaatattagagatataattatcagtgttatctttttttatatttttgggatTTATGGTATTATGATATGGTATTAAAGCgttaaatctgaaaaatcaagagTTCGATTCTTATAGTTTAttgtacatattatataaatagtCCATTGTCTTCTAAGAGAATCTTGGCGGACATTTACATCATTATGTGGCGTTCATGATAAACATTAAACAATAGAATTGCTCAACACTGTTATAATAACTTATTATTGGTCTATCTTTCcttatttggttttttttttttttgg is drawn from Arachis hypogaea cultivar Tifrunner chromosome 12, arahy.Tifrunner.gnm2.J5K5, whole genome shotgun sequence and contains these coding sequences:
- the LOC112729127 gene encoding uncharacterized protein; this encodes MRGEWNGLQALFLKDCPYAYYIYCFAHRLQLALVAASREVIPVHQFFSKLTFIVNIICSSSRRHDELHAAKTDEIVHLLEIDELETGKGANQIGTLKRAGDTRWSSHFSSVCSLINMYGATLTVLQKIIVDGSTYSQRGDADSVYNTLTSFEFVLILHLMKDMMGITDILCQALQKQSQDIVNAVQLVHSTKTLIQNMRDDR